The Microcystis aeruginosa NIES-843 sequence ATCTGCGTTCTCTTACTATTAGCAGCCAAGGTAGCGAAAATTCTGTGCGTCGGGGAACGATTTTCTTTAACTTGGGAGTGAAGTCTTAATCAGTTATCAGTTATCAGTTATCAGATAGAAGCTTGTAGGTTTGGTTGAGCGATTTAATACTTAGGAGAAATTTGACAGCTTGTAGGTTGGGTTGAGCGCTTTAATACTTAGGGGAAACCTGCTCGATTCAATGGTTTGAGCGAAACCCAACATTCTTGACGACATTGGTGTGGTTGGGTTTCCCTCAAGCGTCGCTAATATTTGACAGACAAAAGTTATTATTGCTCAAGTCAACCTACGGTTAGTATGTTAAAGTGCATAACAAGTATGGAAAAGCCAAATTATTTTGGATGAGCTTGCAAAATTCGCTTTACTGTTTAAACCATGACTACTATCACAATTGTTCCAGAATTTGCTGGAAAAACCTTGACATATAAAGCAATTTGTGGCAACCAAGAAACAAGTGGTTTGACTCCAGGTCAAGCACTGGATCTTATGGAAACAAGTTTAATTGCTGAAGGTGAAAATATGGGTGAGACATTAGTGATTTTACAGCGTTTCCGTCCTGATAATTTATTCAGCAAACAGCAACAAGAACGTTTACAAGAACTGATGGAAGAATTTCATCAATAATACATTGTTCCTTGGTTTGACCACCATTCTATTTCTGTCTCTTTCTTCTCGTTCTTCTCGTTCTTCTCTTTCTCTTTCTTCTATGTATCTTTCTTCTCGTTCTTTTCTTTCTCGGATGGCTTCTATACGCTGTTCAGCTAGTTTTTTAAACTGAGGAAACATGGTGACAAGTTTTTTAAGTTCATCTAATTCGTATTTTTTTGATGTACTATTAACAAGGTAAGAAACATTCTTATCAAATACATCTTTAAACTCAGGCAAAGTAGCAAGAAACTCTTCGCCAACCGAAAATCTGGGTACTTATCTAGTAGTATCCTAACATCGGCAACAGATAAACCTCCGTCAATCATCTGTAACCATTGCTGGCGAACAGAATTTCGTTGGACAGGATCAGTAATGTGGTCAAAACAGTTATCGTAGTATGACATATTTTTTCCTCCGAATCACTTATAATCTCATTTTAACCGTTCCGGATCCGTTATCAAGTAGCCAGTGGTATTGATTCTGTGGGAGGACTCTCCTGGGGTAGTATAAATGTAGAGGGAGAAACATTACCTCTCCAGACGCGAATCGCCGAGGGTCATCAATTCCCAGCTTGTAGTGGATTGTTTCAGCTAAAATAGGGCAATAGATTTCGGCTTAAAGTCTTAGATTATAGAATTTATAGCATTTTTCTAATACACCAAATTAGCTGAAACAATCCAGTAGGGTGCGTTAGCGTTAGCGTAACGCACCAATCCCAGTTAGAAACCCAACATTCTTGACGACATTGGTGTGGTTGGGTTTCGCTCAAGCGTCGCTAATATTTGACAGACAAGAGTTATTATTGCTCAACCCAACCTACTGCTGTTGATAACTTGTTTATAGCGGTTCTCGCATCTGTGCGGCACACTTAAACCTTTGCTGATTAAGCTGTTCAGGATCGGGAATGTACCTCTTGTGAATCAGAAACGCTATAATTTGTTGTGCTAGGGTTTGGATTTCTTGGGCAAAATTGGTGTCTTTGAGCATTTCTACCTGTAAAAAAGGAACCACTTGCTGTTCAATCATCGCCTCGGATTTGGTTTGTTCTGCTGCCGCTAAAACCTGAGCGGCGGCGGGTTCCTTTTGTAACTTTTGCTTAATTTTTTTGCACAATTCTACACCTTTATCCATTGCTCCTTCCGTTAATTTACCGATAACAGCTTCAAAGGCGATTTTAGCGATTTCGGCGGCGGCTAATTCGGCTAACATAATTATCAATCGGGGTAATTTTTCGCCATTCTAGCACAACTATTTGGGGATGAAAGCAGGAAACTCAATCACTGATGTTGTCGGGAATCACCGTTCCCTTGATCCCCCCTTAATCCTAGGGTTAATTCATAGTAAGCTTAGACGCATTTAAGTTTCCTACTCGTATCCCTATCTACAAGGCGTTCCAGGATATTAAAGTGCAATGTAAGTGCGTCTAAGCTTAGGGTTGATTCATGAATCAACCCTACCCTTGATAAGGGGGGAAATCTGATAATTTTTAACGCCTACCTACTTAGGGTTTGCTGAATAATGGTAAAACCCTTTTAAAATAAAGCTTTTGACCTGTTAAAGTCCGATGTTAGTGCAAGAAAATAGGATTGGGACGTTCAAAAACCTTGCATTATCCTTCTTGTAGTACATCGCTTGGTACAAAAAACAAGGGCAACAAAGCCTAAAACTCCTGACTCCTGACTCCTGACTCCTGACTCCTACCCCCAGGAAAAACTTTTTCAGCAGACCCTACTTATTCCGATAAATCGACTAAAAACGTTACAGATAAGGATTTGAGAGAATGAAACGATCCTAGTGTTCATTCCATGAGATTGTCGGCTATGCTTAAGAATTAAGACGATCACCTTCTTGTCGATGAGAAGCACGGCATAACTCAGCCGTTAGCTGGACTAAAAAGCCATCGCGATCGAGTTCCGCCTATTTCCCGTCCCGAAGTTATTAATGAGAGTAGATGAATTCGGAAACTTGAAGGCATAACTGCTTACATAGTATTCTTAGGTAGAAGAATAATACCAAATAATTTTTCGACGCAAAAAAATAAAATTCAGGAAAGATGACTGCTCAATCTCTGTGGAAACCCCAAAAAGTTCACGTAAACCTACTAAGCCGCGTATCTGTGCTTCCCACATCATTAACTTGGTTTCAGACAAACTTTACTGGAATTTGGTTTGGCTGTTTCGAGTCTGACCATGAAATCCAGGATCATCCAGTAACAATGCTGACTCGATTCTATCCCGGTGGTTTTTTTCCGCTGCATGGACATCCCGGTGGTGAAGAGATTTTGGTGCTTGAAGGCAATTTTGCAGATGAAACAGGGGTGCATCCACCGGGTACTTATATGCTTAACCCCGAAGGCTTTATCCATCGCCCCTATAGTGAGGAAGGATGCCTGACTTTTGTTAAATTGCGGCAACATGGTGGTAAAACTCGCCAACAAGTGAGAATCAACATTTTTAATGGCTCCTGGCAAGCAGGTATAGTGCCTGAAATTAAGGTTCAACACCTCTACGAGCAAGCAGATTTCTCAGAAAAAGTCTGGATTGAGCGTTGGCTGCCCAACACTCAGTTGGTGAATGTTGTCGAAACTGAGATTAAAGAAATCTTTGTCATTGAAGGTACCTGGAGTGATGAGTTAGGTAGGGTTTGCTGAATAAATCTAAAAACCTTACAGGAAAGGGCTTTTAGCTTGATTGAGAGCTTCCCAAATGCACTTAAATCTGCTAGAATCTCTTAAAACCCTTGCATCACCCTTGCATCTTCTCTAATTAGTGCTAATGTACCGTAAAAGCGAGTTACCCTCAACCCCACCAGAAAACTTCGAGCTGCCCTTTGAGGGGAAATTATCCCAAGATAATCGTTGGGTAATTATGGCCAACCTCATTCCCTGGTCAGAATTTGAAGCGGAATACGCATCACTTTTTTCAGAAGAAATGGGCGCACCCGCCAAAACATTTAGGACAGCACTAGGAGCATTAATTATTAAAGAAAAATTAGGAACAAGCGATAGAGAAACGGTAGAACAAATCAAGGAAAATCCTTATTTACAATACTTCTTGGGGTTTTCAGCCTACAGCAATGAACCCCAGTTTGAAGCGTCAATGTTGGTTCACTTTCGAGAAAGAATCACTCGGGAACTAATTAATAAAGTGAATCGCTTTATGGTCAAAAATTCGAGAGAAATAAAAGAAGAAGAAAACACCGAAAAAAAGTTAGAGAGCGAAACCCAAAGTCAACCAGAAAATCGAGGTAAATTAATTTTAGATGCCAGTTGTGCGCCCGCAGATATTAGTTATCCTACGGATTTAAACCTGTTAAATCAAGGAAGAAAACAAACCGAAAAAATTATTGATATTCTCTATGAAACTATAAAAGGAAAACTTGTTCAAAAACCGAGAACCTATCGTCTCCTGGCCAGAAAAAGTTATTTAGAAGTAGCAAAAAAAAGAAAACCTACCGTCAAACAAAGACGAAAAGCTCTAAAAAGACAACTGCAATATCTGAAAAGAAATCTCGACCATATTGAACAACTTTTAGCAGAAGGAGCCTCTCTACAAAGCTTGAAAAAAAGAGACTATAAACTGTTATTAGTAGTCACAGAAGTTTATCGCCAACAACTCTGGATGTACCAAAATAACAAACAGAGTATTGAAGACAGAATTGTCAGCTTAACTCAACCCCACATCCGTCCGATAGTCAGAGGAAAAGCTGGAAAACCCGTAGAATTTGGGGCCAAATTCTCAGCAAGCTGTATAGATGGTTACATATTTTTAGACCGGATTAGTTGGGATAACTTTAATGAATCGGGAGATTTAAAAGCACAAATAGAAGCTTATTATGACTATACAGGATACTATCCAGAATCAGTTCATGTGGACAAAATTTATCGAACCAGAGAAAACCGAGCTTGGTGTAAAGAAAGGGGAATCAGAATCAGTGGTCCCCCATTAGGAAGACCAGCCAAAAATGTTAGTAAAGAACAAAAGAAACAAGCTACTGATGATGAGAGGATTCGGAATTGTATAGAGGGCAAATTTGGACAAGGGAAAAGAAGATTTAGCTTAGGTAAAGTGATGGCTAAACTTCCTCATACTTCCTTTTCAGCGATTGCTATTACTTTTTTAGTCATGAATCTTTCTAACCTGTTGAGGCAGGTTTTTTGGGCTTTTTTATGTCTGAAATGGAAAAACAGCACTTTTTCTCGGTCAATGATTAGGATAAGTTATAATTTAAAAATTAATCAACAACTAAAGCTTATGCTTGTAGCTAAGTGAAATCATTGATTAAGAGACCTGTACTTTTCAATGACTTTTTCAGCAAACCCTAGGTAGTTATCCAGTAGGCAGTTGGCTAAGATACCCCCCCAATTGCCCCTACAGTCCTTCCTCAACAACAGGTTGTCTCATTTACGTTAAAACCTATCCTGTTACTGATACAACCGCCAGATTTGTGGTGGGTGATGATTTCCAACATCCTCAAACAATCTGAAGCAACCATACTATGGGATTGAGGGTAGGACGTAGAGTTAAAAAAGACAGGCAGGGAGCCTGTCTAGAAAACCAAACAAATTTATCTATCAGTTGGCCACAAATAGGGAGTTTTTTGCGTCAAATTTCCAAGCAATACCATCGGGATCTCTGATGCGACTCCAATCGGCGAATTCTGTTTCGGATTTATTTTTCTTGTTTCTACCCAAAACGGCCGGAGTAACTCCTAAACGTTTAGCCAAATCCGCCAAACTCATCGATGAGATGGTTTCAGATACAGAGGTTAGGGATTCTTCCCTAACTTCTGATTCTGACTGGAACAAAGAACTGGCAGAACTGTTTAAACTAGGATTAATTATCTCCTCCGGTTCTTGAATTACCGTTTCTTGAACAGAGATTGCTGCAGTATTTTCTTCCTCTTTTTCCTCAAATAATTTACCTAAATTAGTCAGAGATTGGGAGGAGGAAATAACAGGAACCTCCGAGACAGAATTTTCGCTTTTCTCGGCGACAATCAGGGGGGATTTAGCCTCCTGCGATGGCTCTAAATTGGTCAGGGGAGATCTCGAGGCAGTAATCGCAGGAACTTGTTTTTCCCCTATTTCTTCTAAAGAGGGGTCACTCTCATCAAAAATACTACCCAGGGTACTGGCGGTGATAAAGTAATAGGCCATACCCTTATCGCCTACAGCTTTTTTTTGCGCTCCAAATTCCTCAGCTTTTCTGTCTAAAAATTGTCTGGCTAATTTGGCCGTGAGATTGGCTTTTGCCGATAGGTCAATCGGGGTGAGACAACCTTGATTGTCCTGTAAAAGTTGATTGAAATAGGGGTTAATCACCATCGATAATTTTGACCAGCGATAGTCTTGCCACACCTTGACTGCCAGAGTTAAGAGGAAGACAAGTAGGATCAATGGCCAAGCGGTAAAAAGAAGGATGATTAGCACCGCTAGGGGGATGATGAGGACGAGAAACCCCGCCGTTTGACGATCGATAATTTTTCCAGTCATAATTTCATAAGCTGCCACAATTAAAATTCTTAATGGCTAGTTTGACTATCTCCTGCCATAAGTGTATATGACCAGTTTAGGCTTTATTGGTCACGCCGGTTAGTTCTAGTCGTTCAAACATGGCAAATCGTGCTTTCAGGGCCAGAGAATCATCAAGTTTTGTTAAAAAAATCGGTTTTTGATACTTTTGTTCTAAAGCTTTTTGGATTAACCAATCGGCTAAAAAGGGATTTTTGGGTAGTAGGGGACCGTGGGCATAGGTAGCGATCGCATTGTGGTAAAATGCTCCTTCATAACCGTCCTCTCCGTTATTTCCGTAACCAGTAATCACCTTTCCCAAGGGAGAAACGGTTTGTAAATAGGTACGACCCCCGTGATTTTCAAAGCCAATTACTAGCGGTTTTTCCCCAGTCATAGCTTTAATTTCCTCCGCTAAGGGAGAGGCAGTAATTTCAAAAACCACGTTACCGATACAGCGTTTTGCATTGGGGCCGGGATGTTTACTTACTAGGTCTAATAATCCTAATCCTTCGATTCTTTGACCGAAAGCTGGTTCGTAATAATGCCCTAATAATTGTGGGGAACCACAGGTAAAAACCCCCGGTATTCCTGCCGATAATTGTTCTTTCATCGCTGCCGCTTTTTTACCCTGTAAATCGCGCATAACGATCTCCTGTTGCCGATCCTGCGCTCCACCCCCAACAATTATATCTACTTGATAAAATGTCTCGGCTTCTGTTTGAGCATCTAGGGGAATAATTGTCACAGGAATATCACGCCATTGACATCTTCTTTGAATAGTAATAACATTACCTCGATCGCCGTAGGTACTCATTAAGGTCGGATATAACCAGCCGATTTTTAGTTCTAGTTCTTGCATAATTTTTAATCAGGAGACAGGAGACAGGAGACAGGAGACAGGAGACAGGAGACAGGAGACAGGAGACGGACTGCATCTCAAGTTTGTAGAAATATCAAAAATTATTACAAATATCTGAACAACTGCGTGTAAGCATCTCACAAAAAAAGCTAGTGTAAGCTTGCGCTTATGTCCCCCTTTTCTAATTTCTACAAAATCTTTCGTCCCGTGAGAATCTCTCGTACTTCTAACATAGCAGAATAGGTGGGTAAAATATGTAAAGTTTCCTCATTTTTGGTGTTATTAAGGGCAATTTGGATCGCTTTTTTTAGATCAGATTCAACAATTAAATTAACGGGATAAGCGAGACTATCCTGACTATATTGTAAGCGTAAAGCCATGTCATAAAGTCGATCGCCCGTTACTACTAAAGTTGTTCCCAAACGGGTTAATTTTTCCGTATCCACATCCCAAATCCAAGAAACATCCGTACCGTCGGGGATGCGATCATTGAGAACTAAGAGAGTAGTAGAAGACTTTTCTTTCTGTAAAATATCAGCCACTGCGCGAATTGTTTCATTCATACCCACGGGATTTTTAGACAGTAAAATCCTAACTTTTTTACCCTCAATTTCTAATTCTTCCGCTCGACCAAAAGCCGCTTTAAAACCCTGAACTGTCTCAAAAATTTCTCGATCTTTAATCCCCAATTCCTGGGCTACTAAACCCGCTGCTAAAGTATTATATTTATTATAAACACCGATTAAAATCTGCGGCCAATCGTGACTATGAAAAGCAGGATTACTCTTTTTAAAGCCGCAACTAGGACAACTAAAATCCCCTAAATGGGAGAGATAAACCCCGCGATAATCCAAAGAAGCACCACATTTAGGACAGTAAATAGAATCCACAGCGTGGGGAATTTCTTCCAGATATAATTCCGGCTCACTTAAGCCAAAATATACAACTCTTTGGGGCAGTTGTTGACCCAAATGGGAAAGAGTCGGATCATCAGCATTGAGAATCACTAAAGTATCGGTGGGTAGGGGAGATATGGCCCCTTGCCAACGGCGACTAATCGTATCCACTTCCCCATAGCGATCGAGTTGATCGCGAAACAAATTTAGAGCTAAAATAGCGCGAGGACGACAATCTTTTAAAACCAAAGGGAGAATATTTTCATCCACTTCTAAAATGGCATAATCAGCCTTTAAAGTGCCGAATAAATTAGCATCGGCCAATAAAGCAGTGATTAAACCATTAATTAAATTTGCCCCAGTGGTATTATGGGTGACTTTTGCCCCCTGACGCTCTAGAATAGTTCTTAGGAGTAGGGAAGTGGTAGTTTTTCCATTTGTGCCAACCACCAAGATTACCCCCCGTCGGACTTGCCCACAGAGTAGGGGTAACAAACGGGGATGGAGACGACGGGCAATTTCCCCCGGCAAGACGCTGGCAGCCCCTAAACGGAGTCCTTTAACCACAGCAGTAACGGTTTTAGCCACCGCTACGGCTATCCCTAAACGGATGCGATCAAACAATTGCATGAACTGAGATTCTCATAGCTGTTTCGTGATTTTACCCCTAAAAGAAGACCCGTAAACGGGGTAAGTTCCCATTGATTCTTTCCTACCGACAAAAAAGACAGCCTATAATATAGGTAAGTTTGGGGCCGATTCTACCGCACACGATATTTTAGGGCTAGAGCTTATGGGTTTATTGACAAGATTGGGGATTTCACTGGGATTAATCGCCCTAGGTGGTACTGTGGGTGTGCTAGGAAATCAGTATTTAAGCAGAAAAGCGCCCCTAGAGGTAAATAAACCGCCGGCAATCCTCCCCGCTTCCCTCTCTCTCCCTGTTATTCCCCAAAACGACGGCAATGTTAATTTTATCGCCCAGGCCGTGCAGAAAGTCGGGCCGGCGGTGGTGCGGATTGACTCGGCCCGGGAAGTGGCCGACCAAATTCCCGAAGAATTTAAACAGCCCTTTTTTCGGCGCTTTTTTGGTAATGAAGTGCCGATTCCCAGGGAGCATTTGGAACGGGGAACCGGTTCTGGGTTTATTGTTAGTACAGATGGACTACTTTTGACTAATGCCCATGTGGTGGAAGGGACAACCCAAGTAAAAGTGACTCTGAAAAACGGTCAAACCTATCAGGGTAAAGTCCTGGGGGTTGACAATATGACCGATGTGGCCCTGGTGAAAATCGAGGCGAAAAATTTACCGACGGTGACTTTTGGCAAGGCCGAAACTTTAACCCCCGGAGAGTGGGCGATCGCAATTGGCAATCCCCTAGGCTTAGATAATACTGTTACGGTGGGCATTATTAGCGCCTTGGGCCGGACTAGCAGCGAAGTGGGGGTTCCCGATAAACGGGTTCGTTTTATCCAAACCGATGCCGCTATTAACCCCGGCAATTCCGGCGGCCCGTTGCTGAACGCCAAGGGGGAAGTTATCGGCATTAATACGGCAATTCGGGCCGATGCCCAGGGTTTAGGGTTTGCTATTCCCATCGAAACCGCCCAAAAAGTGGCGGGACAGCTATCTAGCAAGGGTAAAGCGGAACATCCCTACATCGGTATCCACATGGTGACGCTAAACCCAGAATTACGGCAGCAATTGAACGAAACTAAAGAATTAAACTTTAATATTGACCAAAATGAAGGGGTAATCGTCCTGCGAGTGGTGGAAAATTCCCCCGCCCAAAAAGCCGGAATGCAAGCGGGTGATATCATCGAAACTGTGGCAGGAAACCCCGTTAAAACCGCTGCGGATGTGCAGCAAGGTGTAGAAACCAGTGCGATCGGTGGTAATCTGGAAATCGAGATTAACCGCAGGGGTAAACAACAAACTCTCACCGTACAACCGGGGGTTTTTCCCAGCAAGACTAGCGATTAAAGCAAATACCAGACCATCCTGGCAACTGGGGCAAAAAGTATTAAGTGTACGGTAGAAGGTGGCTAGACTTGCGAGCAAGATGTGAGTCAGCATCGTTTCAGTATATAACCATGAGCAGGATGGAAAGGTTGACAAAGCTTTGTCCTAGTGAAACGTCAAGGCAAACGGGAAGGAAAGAACTTTGAGGAGAAGGCTTATTTCATCAGTAGTGAAAGATTGTCTGCGAAAGCCTTTTTGAAGCCAATTCAGGGGCATTGGAGTATTGAAAATCAGTTAAACTGGGTGAAAGATGTCACCTTGAAGGAGGATAAACCGCCTCGGTGGGGGTCATTCTCCCGTTAACTGGGCGATTTTATTTAGTTAGTTGATTTCCTTATTTCGCCGTGGAAGGTTTCGGACGGTTCCCTAAGCTCGGCGTTTATGGGCTAATCAAATTGAGACAATTTTTGCCACTTTTACCAAAGACAAAACGATTACAGGAGCAAATCAAATCATGAAAGCATCAGAAACCAGTCTTCGTAATTTACTTGAAGGTACTAAACAATTTCAAATCCCTCTATTTCAAAGACCTTATTCTTGGGACAAGTTAAAATGGGAGACTTTATGGGAAGATCTAATGAGTCTCTATGATAAGGAGCAAGAACCTCATTTTCTTGGTTCTATTGTCACCCAGTCAATTCCTGGAACAGCCGAAGGGATATCTCCGTATGTCGTAATAGATGGACAACAACGTCTTACTACTCTTGCCATCATCATAGCGGCTTTGCGAAATTATTTACAAGAGAAAAACCATACAGAGTTGGCGGAAGAATTATATGAATACTATCTGATAAATAAGTTTAAAAAAGATGATGATTTTTATAAAATCTTGCCAACTCAAGGTGATCGTGAAGCTTACAAAAGTATCATCAAAAACCAAAATAGCAGAGAATTTGATAACAAAACAATATATAAGGCATATCAATACTTTAAGGAACGTCTTAAAAAGAAGAATTTTGCAGAGGGAGAACATAAACTCTTCAAAAATCTTCTTTTAGAGCGTTTAATTTTAGTCAATATTACTTCTGATAGCGAAGAAAATCCTTATCTTATTTTTGAAAGTCTCAATACAAAAGGACAAGAACTTACCCAAGCAGATTTAGTCCGCAACTATGTTTTTATGAAGTTACCTAGTGAACAACGAGAAGATATATACAAACAAAAGTGGCAACCTCTTGAAGCATCTTTTAAAAGACTAGCTATAGAGGAAAAAAAAGAGGAAAAATATGCTGAATTATTGACTGAATCTTTTTGGTTATATCTTCGCAAAGACGGTGAATCAATTAGTAAAAAAGAAGTTTATAAAGAAATTAAACAACGCCTAGACAAAAATGCTGAAAACAATAGTTTTAATATTAAATATCAACTAGAT is a genomic window containing:
- a CDS encoding cupin domain-containing protein, with product MTAQSLWKPQKVHVNLLSRVSVLPTSLTWFQTNFTGIWFGCFESDHEIQDHPVTMLTRFYPGGFFPLHGHPGGEEILVLEGNFADETGVHPPGTYMLNPEGFIHRPYSEEGCLTFVKLRQHGGKTRQQVRINIFNGSWQAGIVPEIKVQHLYEQADFSEKVWIERWLPNTQLVNVVETEIKEIFVIEGTWSDELGRVC
- a CDS encoding IS5-like element ISMae6 family transposase, coding for MYRKSELPSTPPENFELPFEGKLSQDNRWVIMANLIPWSEFEAEYASLFSEEMGAPAKTFRTALGALIIKEKLGTSDRETVEQIKENPYLQYFLGFSAYSNEPQFEASMLVHFRERITRELINKVNRFMVKNSREIKEEENTEKKLESETQSQPENRGKLILDASCAPADISYPTDLNLLNQGRKQTEKIIDILYETIKGKLVQKPRTYRLLARKSYLEVAKKRKPTVKQRRKALKRQLQYLKRNLDHIEQLLAEGASLQSLKKRDYKLLLVVTEVYRQQLWMYQNNKQSIEDRIVSLTQPHIRPIVRGKAGKPVEFGAKFSASCIDGYIFLDRISWDNFNESGDLKAQIEAYYDYTGYYPESVHVDKIYRTRENRAWCKERGIRISGPPLGRPAKNVSKEQKKQATDDERIRNCIEGKFGQGKRRFSLGKVMAKLPHTSFSAIAITFLVMNLSNLLRQVFWAFLCLKWKNSTFSRSMIRISYNLKINQQLKLMLVAK
- a CDS encoding HhoA/HhoB/HtrA family serine endopeptidase, encoding MGLLTRLGISLGLIALGGTVGVLGNQYLSRKAPLEVNKPPAILPASLSLPVIPQNDGNVNFIAQAVQKVGPAVVRIDSAREVADQIPEEFKQPFFRRFFGNEVPIPREHLERGTGSGFIVSTDGLLLTNAHVVEGTTQVKVTLKNGQTYQGKVLGVDNMTDVALVKIEAKNLPTVTFGKAETLTPGEWAIAIGNPLGLDNTVTVGIISALGRTSSEVGVPDKRVRFIQTDAAINPGNSGGPLLNAKGEVIGINTAIRADAQGLGFAIPIETAQKVAGQLSSKGKAEHPYIGIHMVTLNPELRQQLNETKELNFNIDQNEGVIVLRVVENSPAQKAGMQAGDIIETVAGNPVKTAADVQQGVETSAIGGNLEIEINRRGKQQTLTVQPGVFPSKTSD
- a CDS encoding Mur ligase family protein, which produces MQLFDRIRLGIAVAVAKTVTAVVKGLRLGAASVLPGEIARRLHPRLLPLLCGQVRRGVILVVGTNGKTTTSLLLRTILERQGAKVTHNTTGANLINGLITALLADANLFGTLKADYAILEVDENILPLVLKDCRPRAILALNLFRDQLDRYGEVDTISRRWQGAISPLPTDTLVILNADDPTLSHLGQQLPQRVVYFGLSEPELYLEEIPHAVDSIYCPKCGASLDYRGVYLSHLGDFSCPSCGFKKSNPAFHSHDWPQILIGVYNKYNTLAAGLVAQELGIKDREIFETVQGFKAAFGRAEELEIEGKKVRILLSKNPVGMNETIRAVADILQKEKSSTTLLVLNDRIPDGTDVSWIWDVDTEKLTRLGTTLVVTGDRLYDMALRLQYSQDSLAYPVNLIVESDLKKAIQIALNNTKNEETLHILPTYSAMLEVREILTGRKIL
- a CDS encoding DUF262 domain-containing protein, yielding MKASETSLRNLLEGTKQFQIPLFQRPYSWDKLKWETLWEDLMSLYDKEQEPHFLGSIVTQSIPGTAEGISPYVVIDGQQRLTTLAIIIAALRNYLQEKNHTELAEELYEYYLINKFKKDDDFYKILPTQGDREAYKSIIKNQNSREFDNKTIYKAYQYFKERLKKKNFAEGEHKLFKNLLLERLILVNITSDSEENPYLIFESLNTKGQELTQADLVRNYVFMKLPSEQREDIYKQKWQPLEASFKRLAIEEKKEEKYAELLTESFWLYLRKDGESISKKEVYKEIKQRLDKNAENNSFNIKYQLDELINFAEYYQCLVFPKESENKDELKDRFSRLNRLDFTTCRIFLLNIYRDFQDKHLSIQDFLEIVDCLESYFVRRSFVNKSTKTLGKIFENLYEDIKKQSNSNNTLFNLKKVLRDYQGEKSWPSDDEFREGLIKKDIYSKNAKTNDRVKLILETIERRMTKEMVNTKNLTIEHIMPQNLTAHWQDMLGDNHEQIHKTWLHTLGNLTLTADNSGLSNKPFSDKVILFKDSNVSLNKYFSDKNVWNKEEIEKRANYLADLAIEIWSR
- a CDS encoding type 1 glutamine amidotransferase: MQELELKIGWLYPTLMSTYGDRGNVITIQRRCQWRDIPVTIIPLDAQTEAETFYQVDIIVGGGAQDRQQEIVMRDLQGKKAAAMKEQLSAGIPGVFTCGSPQLLGHYYEPAFGQRIEGLGLLDLVSKHPGPNAKRCIGNVVFEITASPLAEEIKAMTGEKPLVIGFENHGGRTYLQTVSPLGKVITGYGNNGEDGYEGAFYHNAIATYAHGPLLPKNPFLADWLIQKALEQKYQKPIFLTKLDDSLALKARFAMFERLELTGVTNKA